From the Patescibacteria group bacterium genome, the window AACCCTGCCACCAACAATGGAAAAATTTTTCTCTTTTCTAAAAAGAGCCAAAATTTTTACCTTGCCAATTAAAACTTCTTTTATTTTTGGCTCACTGATTTTAGTCAGCTCTTTTTTTACAGCCTCGATTAAATCATAAATGACTTGATAAAGATTAATTTTTATCCCTTCTTCACTAGCCATTTTTTGGGCATTAGTTGACGATTCAACCTGAAAACCAAAAACAAGAGCCTGATTTTTTTGCGCCAACAAGACATCATTTTCATTGATTGAACCTAACCCCTTTTTAATAATTTTTATTGAGATCTCAGGTGTTTCTAATTTTTTTAAAGCCTCGATGATTGCCTCGAGTGAGCCGATTTTGTCGGCCTTGATAATTAAATTTAAAGATTGAACCTTTTCTTCCTTTTCTTCTTCTTTTTGCTTAATAATTGGCGATATTTCCCTAAAATATACTTTTTTAATTTTTATCTTTTTTTTCAGTTCTTTAATTTCTTTTTTGTCTTTGACTTCTAAAATATCACCAACTACTGGTAAAGTTTTTAAGCCAATAATTTGAACCGGTGTGCCGGGTAAGGCTTCATTAAGGTTTTGCCCCTGCCAATTTTTCAATAATCTAACTTTTCCATAACTCTCGCCGGCAATAAATGAATCGCCAATTTTTAATCGACCAGTATGGATAATCACGGTTGCCACTGGACCGACACCTTTATCTAAATGAGCTTCAATAATGGTACCGATGGCCGGACGATAGGGATTGGCCAAGAGTCTTTCTTTTTCCATTTCCGCCACCAATAAAATTAAATCTAAAAGCTCATCAACACCCTGGCCGGTAGCGGCAGAGACATTTTGACAAATAGTTTTGCCACCCCATTCTTCAGGCGTCAAATTTAATTCGGATAATTGTTTTTTTATTTTTTCTGGATCAGCCTCTGGTTTATCGATTTTGTTAATGGCAACAATAAAAGGTAAATTTTCTTTCTGAATGATTTCTAAGGATTCGATTGTCTGTGGCTGAAGGCCATCATCGGCGGCAATAACTAAAATAGCTAAATCAGCTACTTGGCCCCCACGAGCCCGCATCACCTTAAAAGCTTCATGTCCCGGTGTATCTATAAAGGTGATTTTTTTACCCTTCTTTTCAACTTGATAAGCGCCAATATGTTGAGTAATCGCCCCCGCCTCTGAGGCGGCAATTTGAGTTTGGCGAATGGCGTCGAGTAGACTGGTTTTACCATGATCAACATGACCCATAACCACAACGACTGGTGCTTTTGGTTTTAAATTTTTTTTATCTGTTTCTTGAAGTAAAATTTTTAATTTTTCTTTAATCTGAATCTCTTTCTCTTTTTCTTTAACCTCTTCTGTTTCTTTTTCCACTTTAAAACCTAATTGTTCAGCGACGATGGCAACAATCTCAAAATCCAAATTATCATTAATCGTGGCCAGAATTCCATTTTTAATGAGTTGTTGGATGACTTTATTGACTGGCAAATTTAATTTTTCGGCTAACTGACGAACAGTAATCGTCTGAGGGATAAGGATTTTTTTCTCTGCTAAAACTTCCCCTTTTGTCATCTTTTCTTTAAGCTTTTCCAAATATCTTTTTTTCTCTTCCTCTTTTTTCATTTTTTGCCAAACGGCAATGACTTTTTTTGCTTGTTCATCGGGAATCTGAATAGCCTTCGGGCCAATGTCAAAACCAAGCTCAGATAATTTTTCCTTGAGCTCTTGAGCGGTAGTTTTCAAACGTCTGGCTAATTCAGTGATATTCATAGATAGCTATTTTGATTAAGAAAATAAAAAAAGAATTATTTTTATTTTAATTCTTTTTAATCAATTTGTCAATTTTTCTTGATTTTAATTTGTTTGATTTTCGTTCTCAAGGGGCTCAGTTTTTTCTT encodes:
- the infB gene encoding translation initiation factor IF-2 encodes the protein MNITELARRLKTTAQELKEKLSELGFDIGPKAIQIPDEQAKKVIAVWQKMKKEEEKKRYLEKLKEKMTKGEVLAEKKILIPQTITVRQLAEKLNLPVNKVIQQLIKNGILATINDNLDFEIVAIVAEQLGFKVEKETEEVKEKEKEIQIKEKLKILLQETDKKNLKPKAPVVVVMGHVDHGKTSLLDAIRQTQIAASEAGAITQHIGAYQVEKKGKKITFIDTPGHEAFKVMRARGGQVADLAILVIAADDGLQPQTIESLEIIQKENLPFIVAINKIDKPEADPEKIKKQLSELNLTPEEWGGKTICQNVSAATGQGVDELLDLILLVAEMEKERLLANPYRPAIGTIIEAHLDKGVGPVATVIIHTGRLKIGDSFIAGESYGKVRLLKNWQGQNLNEALPGTPVQIIGLKTLPVVGDILEVKDKKEIKELKKKIKIKKVYFREISPIIKQKEEEKEEKVQSLNLIIKADKIGSLEAIIEALKKLETPEISIKIIKKGLGSINENDVLLAQKNQALVFGFQVESSTNAQKMASEEGIKINLYQVIYDLIEAVKKELTKISEPKIKEVLIGKVKILALFRKEKNFSIVGGRVLTGIVKPETKIRLWRNDELFGEGRLSELQINRMAVKEAHEGEECGIKYQGSEEIEVGDIFEVYQEEVK